One stretch of Capsicum annuum cultivar UCD-10X-F1 unplaced genomic scaffold, UCD10Xv1.1 ctg25463, whole genome shotgun sequence DNA includes these proteins:
- the LOC124890804 gene encoding uncharacterized protein LOC124890804: MRKFAFGLSDDLVLECQGAMLNRDMEFARLSGHMQQVEEKNLRKRSDRQRETEPRIRTTVSHRVVIGEIDGKRRRIRRDCPSARRNVGGAKSQENSSVPPPPQKGTTSVTGSGHNRLYALSNLQETEALPDVVT, from the exons atgaggaagtttgcattcGGCCTTTCGGATGATCTAGTGCTTGAATGCCAGGGGGCGAtgctgaatagggatatggaATTTGCTAGACTGTCAGgccatatgcagcaggtagaggagAAGAATCTAAGGAAAAGGTCAGATAGACAAAGAGAGACAGAACCGCGGATCAGAACCACAGTCAGCCATAGGGTGGTAATTGGGGAAATAGatggcaaaagaagaagaattagg AGAGATTGTCCTTCGGCTAGAAGGAATGTTGGTGGTGCTAAATCTCAGGAAAACTCTTCCGTACCACCACCGCCTCAAAAGGGCACTACCTCAGTTACTGGGAGTGGTCACAATCGGCTGTATGCTTTGTCCAACCTCCAGGAGACGGAAGCCTTGCCAGACGTAGTCACCG